In Flavobacterium luteolum, the DNA window TTCATGTAAGTTTAAAAACAAAAGAAGGAGAAAAAATAGTTTTTCCAAACAATCTATTACTTCAAAAAGGAATTTCTATCATTCCTGCAAAATACGAGGAACGCGAGTTTTTCGACTAAAATTATAATGGGAATTTTATAACGGGCGGCAAAAAAGCTAGAACAGAAAAAGACAAATAAAGTGTAATATTTGTTTTATAAATTCAGCTAAATAAAATACAAAATGACTCGGCCTATAACATTACCATTTTATGCAAAACTCTCTTTTATTCTTGTTACTTTAATTTGTTTTGCATTCATTTTTTGCATGGGGAAAGATATTCTTACCCCCATTTTAATGGCATTTTTATTTGCTGTTCTACTGCTTCCGATTTTTACTTTTCTAAAGACCAAACTTAAGTTTCCGAGACATCTCGCCGCTATAGTCTGTCTTGCTATTTTTATTTCTATTGTGGTCGGAATTTTGGTTTTCATCTCGTATCAAGTCACTTACATGGCGAATGATTTTGAAACAATAAAGAAAAATGCAAACTCGTTTATAATCCAAATTCATAAATTTATAAGAGAAAATTTTCAGGTAAGTATTGGAGAACAGAAAAAATATCTGGATTCTGTCACAAAAGATTCTGTAAAAACAGGTCAGGCAAAACTCGGTTCGTTTATAATTTCGATAAGTGATGTTCTTTTAGACAGTACGATTATGATTATTTATACCTTTCTGTTTTTGATTTACAAAGAGCATTTTAAGCTGTTTTTCGCCAAACTAATCAAACAGGAAAATCATGGTATTTTGCAGGATATTCTGTCTCAGATAAAAGTTTCTATCAACAATTACATTGTAAGCTTAATTATCGAAATGATTGTTGTTTCGGTATTGACTAGTTTAGGTTTATGGATTATTGGCGTAAAATATTTTATTCTACTAGGATTAATTACAGGAATTTTGAACCTGATTCCTTATATCGGAATTTTTATCGCTGGTGTTATTACTGTTTTAGCTTCACTCACAGGGTCTGGAGAAATTTCAGTAATTCTCGGAATTCTTATTGTGAATATAATAGTTCAGTTTATCGATAATAATCTGCTTGTGCCATTAATTATTAATTCTAAAGTAGAAATTAATGCTTTTGTGTCGATCATGGGAATTATTGTTGGAGGAGCCGCCGCCGGAATTGCCGGAATGTTTTTAGCCATTCCCCTTTTGGCAATTTTGAAAATTATTTTTGATCGAATTGACTCGCTTTCAGCTTGGGGCTACTTGATGGGAAATCATGTTCCGAGAAAATTTGTCTGGAGAAAGAGAAAAATTACAACAGAAAATTAAAAAAAGCGTTATGCTAGCATAGCATTTATTTATTCCTTAAATTCATAAACCTTAAAATTATTAGAAGAAAAACTACCGCATGTCTTTAAACAAAAAAATATTATTTTTTATTTTGCTGTGCTTTTGTTTACAAAGCGGGTACGCGCAGGTAGATCAAAATAAAAAAGAGCCTAAAAAAGAGAAAGACACAACGGAGATTTACACTAAAATCAGAAATTATTCTAAGAAAAATAAATTTACGCAGGCTATGCATAAATTATTCTTTAGGTCTAAAAAATCGAAGAAAAAAGACGAACTGCTTGTTCCCATTGATTCTACGAATTATGATGGAAAGATTATTCGAAAAATCAACATTATAACCTTAGATCCTTTTGGATATTCTGTTGCAGATACTACTCAAATTCCTAAAAATTGGGGAGAAAGAATGGGTAATAGGCTTCACTTAAAAACAAAAAAAATAGCTATTTATAATTTATTGCTTTTTAAGAAAAATACTCCGTACAACACTTATAAAGTTCTAGAGTCTGAACGTTTAATTCGTGCACAACGATATGTTACAGCAGTTAGAATTTCGAATCAAAGTGTTGGGCAAGCTTCAGATTCTGTAGACGTTACGATTCGTGTTTTAGATTCATGGAGTACTATACCAAGATTTTCAATTTCTAGCAATCAAATGTCAATCGGTTTTAAAGAAAAAGACTTTTTTGGAACTGGACAACAATTGGAATATCGTTTCACTAATCGCTTTGACGATGGCCGAAATGCTAATGAAGCAACTTATACAGTTCCAAATATTAAAAATACTTATATCGGTACTGTCTTTCATTACAATATGGATTTGGATAATAACTATATTAAAAGTATAGATATTGAACGAGACTTCTACTCTCCTTTGACTAAATGGGCGGGCGGATTTTATATTGACGAAAGCTTTAGAAAAGACACGCTTCAAGCTCCAGATTCGACATTTGCTTATCAGCCAAAAAAATATACTTCGCAAGATGTTTGGGCGGGACATGCTTTTAAAATGTATGAAGATAGCAATCATGCCATAACTAACTTGATTACAACAGCACGTTTTTTGAATGTAAATTATAGCGAATCGCCTTCTGAGCTTTATGATCCGAATCATTTTTATTCTTCTGAAAAGCTCATTCTCAGCGGAATTGGTCTAAACACAAGAAAATTCATCAAAGACAGTTATATTTTTAGGAACGGACAGACAGAAGACGTCCCAATTGGGCGAATATATGGTGTTACTTTTGGATATCAATATAAAAACACTTTTTGGCGGCCTTATGTCGGGGCTCAATTCTCTTTTGGAAATTATTATCGTCTAGGCTTTTTAAGTATGAATTTTGAAGCTGGAACTTTCTTTCATCAATCCAAAACCTATCAAACCTCATTTTTGTTTGAGTCTAACTATTTTACGAAGTTATACAGTATCGGAAATTGGAAAATTAGGCAATTCGTCAACCCAAAAGTAGTTATTGGAATAAATCGAGATGATATAATTGGAGATCAATTAAACATAAATGAAGATAACGGAATTCCTGGATTTAATAGTTATTTGTACGGAACCAGCAAGGCTGTTTTATCCTTACAGACACAAACGTATTCTCCACATGCATTACTTGGGTTTCGTTTAAATCCATTTTTTAATTATTCTATCGCAGTACTAGGAAGTCCGGAAATGGCGATGACTAAGAGTAAACCCTATTCTCAACTTACTGTGGGATTATTAATTAGCAATGACTATTTGGTTTTCAGTTCATTCCAGCTTTCGTTGTCCTATTATCCAAGTATTCCGCAGCAGGGAGACAATGTTTTCAAAACTAATACTTTTGAAACTACCGATTACGGACTCCAAACTTTTGAGTTGGCAAAACCGAGGGTAGTCAATTACAAGTAATTTTTTTTATTTTTTTATGAAACTTTTAAGCATAAAAAACCACTATAAATCAGATATTTAAGCAATACATACTTTTAATTTACTCGATGAAATGCATTTTTATTCGACAAAATACATCTCTTTTATTTTTTTGGCACAGTATATGAATATCCCTATTCAAGATTAACATTTAAAAAAAACAAAAAAGATGAAAACGATAAAATTAGCAATCGCCGGATTATTTCTAATGGTTGCAAACGCCACGCAAGCCCAAGTATCGATAAACGTGAATATAGGAAACCCACCAGCTTGGGGACCTGCAGGATATACAGATATGGAATATTATTATCTTCCAGATATTGAAGCTTATTACGATGTTCGTGCTGCTCAATTTATCTATTTTGGAGGAGGAAGATGGGTAAGAACAACTTACTTACCAAGACAATATAGAAACTATGATCTATATGGTGGTTACAAAGTAGTTTTGACAGACTATCACGGAAGAACTCCTTATACATACTTTGATCGTCATAGAGTAAAATACTATAAAGGATACCATGGAGTTGCACAAAGACCATACAGACCGAGACCAGTATATGGATATAACGATCGTAGAGACTACAAACATTATGATAAACATGATAAACACCATGACAAACACGATCGCCACGATCATGATGATCACCACGATCACGGACATGGAAGAAGATAATTGCTAAATTATTAGTAATCAGCTCAAGAGAGTATCAATTAAATGATGCTCTCTTTTTTTTTGATAATTTAACTTTGAAGTTTTGTTAAAAATTTGTAATTTGTATATAAATCATTGTAAAACAGAGAGTTTTAACAAAATTAACCTTTGTTTAATGTGATTATGATATATATTTGCACCGAATTTTCAAAACCCAAATTAAAATTTTATGAGAAAGAATGTTTATTTGCTTTCATTTTTAGCAATGTCACTATTAATAGGATGTGACGATAATAATGACAACAAAAATGACGGACAGTCGTCAAATAACATTACTATTACTTCTGATCAATCTACTTTAAATCAAAGGTTAGACTTGACTAATTCAGGAGTAATTTCGATCGAAAATGGTTCGTTGACAGGGAAATCTGCAGAGACAGCCAACACTTCTTTTCCTCTAGTTCAAATTGCCGAAGTTAAACCGCCAGTTGATGCTAACGGAAGAACACTACAAGCCAGCCATGTTACGGTAAACGGAAATTATGCTTATGTTTCTTATATTATGAGAGGCGATGCTTATTCTGGAGCAATTGACGTAATTGATGTTTCAGATCCTTATAAACCAAAATTGGTTACATCGGCTTTAATTCCTAATACAGACATTACATCTCTAACTTTCTCTGGATCAAATTTAATTATTGGGGCAGCAAAAGATGTAGACAAAGATCCGCTTCTTACTACAAATCCAGCTATTGTTCTTAATATGGAGTTAAGTTCTGGACTGCTTACCGATAAATTTAAAACGAATTATTTAGAAAATAGAGTTACAACAGATGTTGCCGCTAATACTTCTAATTATTTTGCTGTAACTGGAGATAACGGAAGTTTATTCAAACTAAGCAGCTCTACTAAAGAAATTACTGGAAAAGCTACTGTAGCCGATTTACGCTCTATTGCCTTAACAAGCGACAAAGTAGTCACTTTAAGCGGAACGAAAGGCGTTAATATTTACAATCAATCTACTCTTGCTTTGCAAAAAAGCTTTACAACTTCAACTGATGTAAGTGGTGCGAAACGAACAATGGATATCGACGGTACAAAACTTTTTGTTTCTGAAGGTCCAAACGGTCTTGGCGTATACGATATCAACAGTGGTTCTAAATTACAAAGCATTGCAATTGCAACAGCTGGAGAAGATAATGTAACAAATGCTGTTTCTTTTAATGATGGCTATGCTTTTGTAGCAAACGGAGCTCTTGGCTTAAATGTTTACCAATCTTCAACACAACTTAATTTATTAGGTTCTGTAGGAATTGCAGGTTCATCAAACTATGTAAAATCAAGCGGAAATTATATCTATGTTGCAAGCGGAACAGGTGGTTTGAAAATTATTAAAATGGAAAAACCAAATGGAACTTTTGCAAATTGCACATCTTACATTGTATACAATCAAGGTAAAGATTTGATTTTGAATTCTAACGACATAAAATCATACCAAGGAGCAACTGCTATTAATTCGGCAATTATTAATTCTGGTGCTGTTTTAACACATTGTGGTTCAATTACCGTTCAAAATAATCTGACTTTAAACAGCGGTGGTACTTTCAACATGACTGGAAGTTTGTCTCAAGGTAAATACCAGCAATCGAATCCAACAGAGTTAGTTATTAATAGTAATGCACTTTTACAAGTTGAAGGTTCTGTTGTAATTTGGGGGGATTTAAGATTAAACAGTGGTGCAAAAATTAATTTTATTGGAAGCAATTCTTCTATCACTATTTACGGAAAAGTTACCAAAGGAAGTAATGTAACGATCACAGGCACTTATAAAGACACCGAGAATAAATTAAAATAAGTCATTCAAAACATTTATATAAAAGCTGTTAGATTTAATTCTAACAGCTTTTTTTGTTTGATCGTTTTAAAGAAAGGTATAATTATTGAGCGTTAACAATTCATTTAAATAATCTTACATAAAATAATTACTATTTTTGAAATGATTTCAAAAAACACCTAACATTTACCATGCGAAAAATACAGATTCAAATCTTTCTTTTATTTTTTATCGGTTTTCAGGTTTCATTTGCACAGCAGCCACAAAAACCAAATTCAGTTGAAATTTACAATCAAATCAAAAAGTTAAACTTTTTAGGTTCTGTCTTGTATATTGCCGCACATCCTGATGATGAAAATACCAGAATGATTTCGTATTTAGCCAATGATATGAATGCTAGAACAGGTTATTTGTCATTGACTCGCGGAGATGGAGGACAAAACTTAATTGGTCCACAATTGCGTGAATTATTAGGCGTCATCAGAACCCAGGAATTAATTGAAGCACGAAAAATAGATGGCGGAGAACAGTTTTTCTCAAGAGCAAACGACTTTGGTTTTTCTAAAAATCCAGACGAAACTTTAGATATTTGGGACAAAGATAAAGTCCTTGCCGATGTAGTTTGGACAATCAGAAAATTCCAACCAGATATTATCATCAATCGTTTTGATCACCGATCTCCAGGTACAACCCACGGACATCATACTTCTTCTGCGATGTTGAGTGTTGAAAGTTTCAAATTAACAAACGACCCGAAAGTTTATCCAGAACAATTAAAATACGTTTCGCCTTGGCAGGTAAAACGTCAATTTTTTAATCCGTCTTGGTGGTTTTATGGAAGCCAAGAAAAATTTGATGCAGCCAATAAATCTAAATTTACAAAGCTGGAAACTGGTGTTTACTACACGGGAATCGGAAAATCAAACCAAGAAATTGCAGCTTTAAGTCGAAGCCGCCATCAATCGCAAGGTTTCGGAAGTACAGGTGTTCGCGGTGAAGAAACCGAATATTTAGAATTAATCAATGGTGAAACCCCAAAAGAACGTGATAATCTATTTGACGGAATCGATACAAGCTGGAACCGCGTTAAAAACGGAAAACCAGTTGGCGATTTAATTTCTTCAATTATCTCAAAATACGATTTCAGCCATCCTTCTGCAAGTATTCCAGATTTAGTTAAAGCTTATTCAATGATTCAAGCTCTAGATGATGCACACTGGAAAGAGATTAAATCAGCAGCTATAAAAAACATCATCGCATCTTGTTCTGGTTTGTATCTTGAAGCTGTTGCCAATGAACAAGAAGCAACTCCAGGAAGTACAATTAAATTAAGTTTAGAAGCTATTAACAGATGTTCTGTAGGAATGGAATTAATGAGCGTAACAACACTTCCTGATCATAAAACTACACTTCAAAACATTGTTTTAAAAAACAATAACGATAACAAAATTAATCTGCAATTACAGCTTTCTAGCAACATTGAATACACACAGCCATATTGGCTAAAAGAGAAGGCTACTGTTGGAATGTATACAGTTTCTAATCAAGAAAATATTGGAATTCCTGATATTATAAGAGATACGAAAGTGATTTTTAATGTAAAAATTAACGATATCGAAATTCCGTTTGAGCGCACTGTTGTCTACAAATACAATGACGGCGTAAAAGGCGAAATGTATAACTTTCTTGATATTGTTCCAGAAGTTACTACTTCAATCTTAGAAAGAGTTCTAATTTTTAGAGACACTAATAGTAAAATGATTCCGGTGAAAGTTCGTGCTGGAAAAGATAATGTAAAAGGAAATCTGCAATTGGAATTACCAAAAAGCTGGACTGTTTCACCAAAAGAAATTCCATTTGATTTGGGCACAAAAGGTACTGAGCAGATCTTTTATTTTGAAGTAACGCCTCCTGTAAATCCAGAAGAAGTTACTGCAAAAAGTGTTGCAATTGTAGAGGGAAAACGATTTGATAAAGACCAAACGATTATTGAGTTTCCTCATATTACCAAACAAATGGTTTTAAAACCCGCTGAATCAAAATGCATTAGAATTGATTTGAAAACTTCCGGAGATGC includes these proteins:
- a CDS encoding AI-2E family transporter, with product MTRPITLPFYAKLSFILVTLICFAFIFCMGKDILTPILMAFLFAVLLLPIFTFLKTKLKFPRHLAAIVCLAIFISIVVGILVFISYQVTYMANDFETIKKNANSFIIQIHKFIRENFQVSIGEQKKYLDSVTKDSVKTGQAKLGSFIISISDVLLDSTIMIIYTFLFLIYKEHFKLFFAKLIKQENHGILQDILSQIKVSINNYIVSLIIEMIVVSVLTSLGLWIIGVKYFILLGLITGILNLIPYIGIFIAGVITVLASLTGSGEISVILGILIVNIIVQFIDNNLLVPLIINSKVEINAFVSIMGIIVGGAAAGIAGMFLAIPLLAILKIIFDRIDSLSAWGYLMGNHVPRKFVWRKRKITTEN
- a CDS encoding PIG-L family deacetylase, whose amino-acid sequence is MRKIQIQIFLLFFIGFQVSFAQQPQKPNSVEIYNQIKKLNFLGSVLYIAAHPDDENTRMISYLANDMNARTGYLSLTRGDGGQNLIGPQLRELLGVIRTQELIEARKIDGGEQFFSRANDFGFSKNPDETLDIWDKDKVLADVVWTIRKFQPDIIINRFDHRSPGTTHGHHTSSAMLSVESFKLTNDPKVYPEQLKYVSPWQVKRQFFNPSWWFYGSQEKFDAANKSKFTKLETGVYYTGIGKSNQEIAALSRSRHQSQGFGSTGVRGEETEYLELINGETPKERDNLFDGIDTSWNRVKNGKPVGDLISSIISKYDFSHPSASIPDLVKAYSMIQALDDAHWKEIKSAAIKNIIASCSGLYLEAVANEQEATPGSTIKLSLEAINRCSVGMELMSVTTLPDHKTTLQNIVLKNNNDNKINLQLQLSSNIEYTQPYWLKEKATVGMYTVSNQENIGIPDIIRDTKVIFNVKINDIEIPFERTVVYKYNDGVKGEMYNFLDIVPEVTTSILERVLIFRDTNSKMIPVKVRAGKDNVKGNLQLELPKSWTVSPKEIPFDLGTKGTEQIFYFEVTPPVNPEEVTAKSVAIVEGKRFDKDQTIIEFPHITKQMVLKPAESKCIRIDLKTSGDAIAYIMGAGDEVPESLTQMGYKVSILKPEEITPQKLDSFSTVITGIRAYNTVNALANKQNILFNFVKSGKNMIVQYNTNGKLVTDKIAPYPLKLSNDRVTEENAKITFLAPNHPVLNTPNKISEKDFQGWTQEQGLYYPNEYDPAFTPIISSHDKGESAKDGALLVAPYGKGYYIYTGLSFFRELPEGVSGAYRLLSNIISLKQPIEAPKQDIKQ